The Musa acuminata AAA Group cultivar baxijiao chromosome BXJ3-6, Cavendish_Baxijiao_AAA, whole genome shotgun sequence region TTTTATGAGCTTTTCATGTTTTAGCTCCTTTATGGGACTAATCTTTGCAgctttcctttattattattatgattagaATTCTAACTTTTCTGCATGTTCTTCAGAGATTGACCTTTATTTGccgctttcttttattattagtgAACGTGCTTGTTTTTAGATTACATGTGCACAAGGTCTCAGTCAATGTCTGGAGAGGATCAATCAATGTATACAACCTTGCAACTTTGATATCTAATGCTTTATTTGATCCCAATGCAAACAGTGTTTTTATCACTTGAGATATTCTCGTGTGGAATCCCAAGGTCAATCATGTTCTGGATCTGAGACCTGTATAGAAGTTTCATGTCTCTGTGAGACATCAGAAGATGACTTAAAAGGGCTAACTCATCGGATGAAGTTCTCGCCAACGGGGAAGATCAATATATAGTCTTACGTTTATATTCACAGAGATTATTTTCGAAACTTGAATTCTAAGTTTTTAAGTTGCTATCGATATTTATTGGAGAAACATCAAAAGATAGTTTGtttataattcttgtagttgttcTTGCTCGATTTGCTTCCGAGAAACcaaccttattcttctctaaatcaATAAATTGCGTTTAAGAAGCTAGGGAGAAATTTTTCCCTGATATAATTGCAAATATTGCCTTGCTTGTTCCTAGATTGATTACTATTTGATAGGAAAAATATTCAACGAGAGCTTGGCATTTAGCAGTCTAGTCAATATGAGTAGGAGAAGTGACAAATACTCTGGGGATATTGTCTTCGTATCTTAGAATatttttcaagttaaactcactatAAAAAGCTCATGGCATTTGAGGTTAGAGATTATTCATTAAAATGATTTTACTTAAACGATTTGACCTTGGTGTTCGTGTAGATTAGATACCAAGCATGCAACTGAATCCATCTCAGTCTTCGATGAGCATTCGAGTCATCCTTGTCACATCATGCTTTTTGTGTACACAGGCGAGAATCGAGTGGGGTTGATCTGATCAGCaccgatacatatatatatattcttgagaattttttatttttcttcgtaGTCATCCAAAAATCTAATGAACATATATTTGATTAGACTCAGCAAATTAAATGACATGTGGCTTCTGTCCATATGGGGGGCTGGAAAGGGTAATGTATGTGATCTCACCTGCAAATAGAAAATTCCTATTAGCATATATTAATTACATCAGACTAAATAGATCaagtattaaaaataaataatgatgACTAACGCGCAATGTGGAAAAGATCAATATAGTTAACTTTACTTTTAAatacaaaatattatttttattattaaaatagcgATCTTTTAATTGTAAAAGAACAATCTTGTCTTCTTTACCAGTTAATCTAACCCACTTCTGGCCCACCCCGAATAATTTGGGCATAATTATATACGTGTCGTATAATTGTGGTATTTATCTCTCTAATCTAAATTtagcgtgtgtatatatatatatatatatatatatatatatatatatatatatatatatatatacttgctgTATTTCCTTTAAAGAATATATTTcataagaataataaaaataattaggaTTCTTGGAATTATTTTATGCATTTGTATATTCGCGATTTTGTAACTTTACAAGGATTTTTGTGTAAAAATCCCAGCAATTTGCACCCCTCCTATAGTCCTCTCTCTCTCAGCGAAAAGGAGACAGATTTCCGAAACCTCTTGGCGCTCAACCGGCTCCTTGACCGTTTGGAGCCAGTGATGAGCTGGATTCGTATGGTATACATCACTCCTCGCTCCCTTAGATCGGTTCCTTGGATTGGTTCCGGCTCCTGATTCGTCTTTTCCGTTGATTTCTGGTTTTTTTTTCTAATGATAGAAAACTAGGGTTTTTGTATCTTGTTTTTTTCTCCGGATTTGCTTTTAAGGATTCTTTTTCTCCGTCCCTTTTCGCTGTCACGATGGGGCGTGCTTTCTTTGATTCTCTAGTTTGGATTTGTTTTGGTTTTTTGATACACTTTCTGGTCAGATTTAGGCCTTTTTTTTCCTTGAAGTTATTCATATCTGTGTTTTACTGCATCTTGCACTCGTCAATTGTACAGATTTCTACAGGAGTGTTCGTTTTGTTTGTCTTAATTTGGTGCACATATGGATAGTTCTTATCAAGTTAATTTGTTGTTTGTGTTATCAGAACTCATGGTCCTCTTTTTCCGCTTGGAAAATTTGGTGAATTTTCCACTTTTTTGACTTTTTTTTGTCTATCATAAATTTAGATTTTGTTGTCCTTTGTGTCACAATTTGGACTGTTTTTCGTGAAATTGTAGTCTTGTTAGGTTGTTTCCAGAAAAGAGACAGGCATGTCTGCATCGAATGCTGCGGTTCCAAATCCTGCAGCAAATGCttcattgactttggaattgaatGCTACACCAGAATCACGGAGAAGGGTTGCTGTCACAGAGAAGAAATCGAGTGTGGATAATGATGGGAACATGAACGACCTTAATCGTAAGATTAGAGGCCAGTCCTTGCACGAGAGGCCCAAAAATTTCACAGAAGTGAAGAGAGGGTTGGTTGCTTCACCCATTGGTCCACGGCGTAAGAAAGGGATTCCAAAACCAGAGAAGCTCAAGTGGCAAACTTTCGTAAGTGTTGTTACAAAGATTTGCCTGCTTCTGGTGGCTGTTTTATGGCTTGGTCAGTCGATATGGAGATGGGAAGCTATGATAAGGTACAAAAGGGACTTCTCCTCTTTAGATAGTGAGAGCAGGCTATTCGAAGTGGAGACATCTATGAAAAGCGTTGCAAAAATGTTGCAAGTTCAGGTGGATGTTGTGGAGAAAAAGATTTTTACTGAGGTAGGAATTGCAAAGAGAGAGCTGAAGAAGCAAGTGGAAGAAAAAGATCTGACGTTTGAGGAGGAACTGAAGAGGCTGGTTTCTCAAACTGATAACTTGGATAAGTCATTAGCAGAATTGAAAGGCATGGGATTCTTGTTGAAGGAGGAGTTCCGAACTTTTTTGGACAAGTCTAAAGGAAGAAACTTAGGTAGTAGCAATCATGATGTGACTTTGGATGATGTTAGAAATTTTGCCAAGGAGATAGTGAAAAAGGAGATTGAGAAGCATGCAGCTGACGGGCTGGGAAGGGTTGATTATGCATTGTCTTCTGGTGGGGCAAGGGTGATTAGTCATTCAGAGCCCTTTGTTGTTGGTAAGTTTAGCAACTGGCTGTCTCTTGGAAAAGGCCGAAATCGGGTTCATTCTAATGCTCAGAAAATGTTGGAACCTAGCTTTGGAGAGCCTGGGCAGTGCTTTGCTTTGCAAGGGAACAATGGTTTTGTTGAGATTAGGTTACGAACAGGGATAGTTGCTGAGGCAGTGACACTTGAGCATGTCTCAAAGGTGAGATCTTTTATTCTAGTATCTTTCTTGCTATTGCTCAAGTATTAATAAGTTATGATTTCAATTATTTAGTTTGTTCATATGATTTTGACTTTGGCGTGAGAAATCAAGTCCAATGAGAAAATTTATTATATACTTAATTATATTTACCTATTAACTAGTGAAGAAGCACTGGAGCATGCATTTAGTATGTTACATAACTATCTAGCACCAGGATATGATTAACCTTATtaacttattatgcaaattttcaTACATATACAGGGAAAATTCTGTGTTCCATATCTCATTTCTTAAATGTAAAGAACTAAGGGATAATCTGCACATCACCAATAGCATATTAGCATTCCatcttttattatatatttacagATGAAAATCTTCCAGCTGGGAGTTTTCTCCATGACTATAGTGGTAGCAACGGGTTTAACTTAACATGTGCATTTCCTTCACAGTTGCAATTCACAACACTTTCACATGAAAAAAGATGCAATATCTAGCCAGCAAATTTTAGCCAAAGGATGGAAATCATATGTTAAAAGACACATCCTGTAGAAGTTTTGCCTCCTTATCTTAGGATCAAGGTTCACTGTACCATGGCATACCGTTCGGTATAAGCAGTATGTACTGATCCGATAGGTGAttagtatgggtggtacatcggTACATCCCTATGTACCGTGTGTCGGTATGCTCGGTTTAGTTCGGTACGTACTGTACCAACGGTTGATTGATACATTGGTATGGATCGGTAAGGCAATCCATGCTTATGATAAAAGCATTTGGAAGCATATACTTGAAGATAATTTGTTTTGCTGATCTATGTGATTGGGAATCTGTGGTTGGTCAGGTAGGTAGCCGAGAATGATCTAGAAAAGTATACTTCGAAAAGTCAGTTATTTTTTTACTGATAAAGAATAATACTGTTCAAACGGCTTAGTGTTAGGAAGAGTAATTGACCAAACCAAAATGATTGGATGTTTGACAATCTTTCTTTCTATATGCTTGTCCCAGTAGCACTTAAAATAGACTTGAAAAGTCTTTGATTTTGAAAATGCCTTAGAGCCATTGATATATGTTATCTTTAATGTTACATTCTTTTGGGTACTAAAAATGTTAGCATGGAACTCAATATGTTCTGATGGTCTATAGAAAGGGCTATAAGAAACTTCAAAAAGAATTTTAGACATCTCCTTGTGTACATTTTATTTGAATCAGATATTAGTTTTACTCCTATAACATTGTGGTCAAATAGACTAAACCTTTCCGAGTGTAAGACTCGCCTAGTCCAATGATGTATGCCACAAGTTTAATACAAATTCATTTGTCATTTTCCAGGTTAGTTACTATGATAGGAACCAGTGGTACATATAGAAGAATAGCATTTTAGCATTACTCAAGCAGAGGGAATTGTAACTCATAAAAATTGTATACCACCAATGAAGCTGTCTCATGGTTATGGAATAAGATTGTATTAGGATTTTATAGAGGAAAAACATGAATCTAGACCAAAAATCTATTTCTACTAAGTAATTCATACCATTAACCATCGATGAAACTCACATGCTTCTAGGATGTGTCTcatctcctcttcttttttctctaattatattatttttttattgatatatgGTGTTCTAGTGGCATTATACTAGTCACGACCAAGGggtatatatgaaattatgaaattagTCTATCTTTCAATCTCCTAGTATTTGCAGCTTCAACTTGCTAAGCCCAGCTCAAAATTTAGGTGATTTGGGCTTTAAGTTTTCAAGGCTAGTCACTGGTGTATGACAAAGTCCAACATAACCTTACATACTGCTTCACCTTCAGAAAAAAATTGCTGTGTacaatatacaatatatatattgtacaataaacaatatatatatatatatatatatataatactaacATCATCTCGTATCCTCCTAGATAACAACCGCCATTTCTTCCTACCCTTCTCATTGTATTAGGCTTCCAAATCTCTCCACCACATCACCAAACGCCAGATGCCCACCTCAAGCCACCAAGTCACACTCCCTTAAAAATTATGGTCTTTAGCCATGCAAGGGAGCCTACAAGGACCTCCCAGACCAGCAGCAGCGTTGTCAGCACAAGATACCTTTAGTGTAGCGTCTTCATTTTCCTTAGGGTGCTTATATTTTGCAAGTAATTGAGATATAGTTGATGTGATCAGGCCAGAGGTCAACTCATATCAGGTTGCAGGCTGAGCAGTCAGATCTCAGGATGCATCAAGTTAGCTCTAAACCTACCTGGTTTACCCAGTTGCAGATCTCTTTATTATTGATGTTAGCTAACATTTGATGTGACATCATATCAAACTTTTCTCGTTACTTGGCAAGTTAAGAATTATTTCATTTTCTTGATGAGCACGTAGGAACCGGTGATTTCTTTCTGTTAAAACATATGACTTTGGTGGACACAACAAAATTACAAGTTTTAATTTTATAGATAATAGGAGAAGATCGACATATGATTTTACAAGTTTATCTTTAAGAACAAGATCGTCTAGGTAAGGATGCTGAGATGGATATATGAGATCTTTAAGAACAGCGTCATTAGGAAGTATAAGAATATTCCAGTTCGTATTAGTAACTGGGGATGTATTAGGAATATTCCAGTTCTTCAGATGTCTGGATACATCTAAAGAAGACCTATGAATATGCTTAACAATACAGGTTGGTGGTGGTAGATATAGAGAGAGACTGCAGATTAGGAAAGTAACTGCTGGCTTTGCATCTTCATAAGAGCTCAAATGGCAGGAAGGATTTATTGCAGCAAGCCCAGTAAATTGTGACTGCAGTTTATTGTTATATTCATGAACATGTTTTAGTTATTTTCCTCTTTTATGTTTCATCTTGCCTTTTTCATCTCTTGCTGTTGGCTTCTGCCTTATAATTATGGTCTTTGACCAATGAGTTGTTTAGCAGTAAATGACGCATCTGTCGTGATCTATGATGTGCAGAGCATCGCTTATGATAGGTCCAGTGCTCCGAAAGATTGTATGGTCTCCGCCTGGTTTGAAGAGCCTGGCAGTGATCCATCCAAACGTGCTGAGAAGACCTTTATTTTGACGAAATTCTCATATGACCTTGAGAAGAGTAATGCCCAGACCTTCAAAGTGGAGACAGCCATTTCAGGAATCATCAATATCGTCCGGCTTGATTTCTCCTCCAACCATGGCAGCTCAACTCTAACATGCATCTATCGCTTCAGGGTGCACGGTTACGAGCCCAACTTCACCTCAAAAAATACATCAGAATAGACCACAAACTTGAGTCTGTTATGTTCATCTCACAATTTGTACAATGGATAATCCTTTCATTCCGAACTCCTTTTAGCCTCTTCCAGATCTGTTCTTGGCCTGACATTGTAAATCTACAATTACACCTCTTAGCTGGTATTTTTCATTTGGTTCTCCAACAGGTCAAATAGCAGTCAAGACAAAATGAGCAAAGTCCATATCTATCGAGATTACATCATTGACAAAGTAGAACTGGGCCATTTATAGCATGAACTGGCTGCGAGAGCTTACATTCATCCCCCACCTTTTTTTTTCCGTGACTGCATATGTACTGGGAGGTTGAAACCTAGTTTTGCAGATCACTCATATTCTTTCTGTTGTATATCACTTCTGATTGAGGCCTGGATGTGCACTTCAACTTTGAAAGTTCATGGTCTGATTTATTGTtttcttatttaatttatttcataaattttatttttttaaaaaaattgttaaACATTTCTATCCATATTTTCTCAAGTAACGGGAAATTTTTCAAAAGACTTCCAAAAGAGATGTCAAATAATAATGGCAATGTGTGGCATATCTATGAAATTTGTTCATTCTATTTTTAAACTAGATTAATTAATTAAACACCAAAAACATTGGTTCGATAGTAGTATATTAGATTTATTTTTGAAATTTCTTTTGAAAACTTGAACTTAGTCTGATCATGGAATAATAAACACATCTATTAGGATTTAAAATATTATCCAATAAAATCGATGTTGATAGCAATAGCAAGATCCAAGGATCACCTGTCTTCATCAGATGCAAAAAGACAAAAGAAAGGAAGCATTTAAAACTATAGTAAACTTAAGACTTGATTTAGATCAATTGAATCTTCCAAACTACGGTCCTCcgggattttctttatttttttcttaatattaataataaacgtAAAACCAATTTTAAGTTATTAGTTCGACTCAATTCGGATTAATTATGAGCCAATCCTGAATAATGATTGTTAGTGACTACGATAAGCATGTTACATGACCCAATCCTGGGCCACCCAGGACCCGGATCCAATGGGACGCTGACACATGGTCGGCCGGTGGGGCCCACGAGCGCTCCCGTTCTCCCAACCACTATTTGAATTGGCGGGGAGACACCCAAATCGGGCGTGCTCGTTCCTCACAGATTTAAGGGGCTCCTTCGCTTTCTccatctctctttttcttctccccGTCGGTTTTCATTGTGTAGGGAAGACATTCTCGTCACCGAGCAGAATCGGATGCCAAATCAGGTCCTTCCCCCCCCGCCCCTCTGaaatttattttctttccttCGATTTCTTGATAGAATTTGATAACTGGATGTGTGGGTTATTTTGATCCCTCAAACGTATGGTTTGACAAAAATTAGGTTAATTTTCTCAAGTTGTATTCTATGAATTACGTGTCATTGCATTTTGCTTCCGAGTTCCAAAAAACACAATTGTTGGCTAataattattagatttttttgataattttctcAAGAAGAAGGAAGGTTAAGATTTCTAGTATTAGGTAAAGTATTTGACGATAGCAAGAGAAAGAACGACAAATCTTGGTTCTTGATGTCTGATTCATGTGGTACATTGATGTCGTGTCACATTTTTCTTTGGGCATGGGGAGTGAATGCTTGTAGAGGGATCTGCAACGTGAAGAGCTCTCATGTTCTGTTTCCTGCTTTTTAGAGAAAAAGACATCTTTTTGCTTTGCTTTGGATcatgttctttctttctcttggtTTCAGATCTCAGATTGGGTTGTTTTATGAGGCTGCGTTTTACTAAAATTATAGCATTATATGTTTCTTGTGCATTCTTTTTGAGGATTTTGTCCAAATAGAAGTCCAAAGGGAATATTAGAAACCTGATAGAACATCATCTACATGTTACTAGAAGTTTGATCGAGAAGAAGTGAAATAGAACACATTGCAGAGCCCTCACAATGTCTAAGATTGtttgcttctttctttttctttggtgtaTGTGTAATCCTATGTGTTCATGAGAAGTGTTCTGCTTGGCGTGGATTTTAAGATGATTTTGGAGATCTATTTTGACCATTAGAATTGCTCTTACGACCGCATTTAAACTTTTTGATGgattcatagagatgaaaacttcacAACTACTTATAGAATTGCTACTAATATTGCTCCTAATCACCTTTCTTTCTTGTCTACAGGTTcctaaaaggaaacaaaaagaaGATTTTTCAACTGAGACTGAGGAAGGGTACTAATAAACAAAATAGTTCTAATGTGCTCCAGGAGAACAAGTTGGATATCTGCACGATATCAAACTCTGTTTCTCGGTGTAGCATGTCTCTTGTTCATACTGTACAAGTATTTTCCTTCTCTATTTTCACTTATTCTATATTCTTACCCCCTCATCATTTGCACAACAATTTTTCTTGGGATCCTTTCGAGATACCGTAAACCAGATGCTCCCAAAAAGGAAGATGACAGAAAAACTCGCAGAAGTTCATCCCTGAAGATTCAGTCCGTTGAAAACAGTCTTAGGGCCAAGAAAGAGGAAAGCTTCAAACTCAAGGCTCATGTTGGAAGTAGAAGAACATTTAAGAAAATGACAATCAGAACAATTGTTTCAGGTGATACAATACATAATGCACCTAGCAAAGGAATAGAAGATAATCAAGTCAATCAAATAGATGCTGCAACTGTTGCTTCGAGTAGCTCTGTTGACAGAAAGAGTTTGACTGAAGACGAAGAACACTTCAAAGAAAGTCTAGGTGAAGGTTTGCAAAATGCAAGTGAACATATTGGTCCTCCAACTTATTCAGGTGAAAAGAACATTACAGTTCTTGATGTGAATGCTGACAAAACTAAATTGGACCATTATGTTGATTCTTGTTTGGGTTCTCCATGGTATCACGTTGATCATCAGGATGCTTCTTTGGGTTCTGAATTTGATCATCAGGATCCTTCTGTTGTAAATGCTACACCGATCCTTGGTGAGCTTGATCCACATATTTCCAAGGGCATTTCTGAGGATAATTCTGCATCATTCTCGCAGAATCATGTCATGGATGAAGGTACGGAAGCAGAAAACCAGGATGACAATGGGGCACAAGAGGAGAAAGATGACAGAAACAAAGTTGGTGTAACATGGTCTGCAGATGATAAGAGGAAACTTATGGATCTTGGAGATTCTGAAGTTGAAAGGAATCGCCGATTGGAAAACCTGATCGCCAGAAGAAGGGCTAGAAAAGCTATGGAGAAAAATATAATTGACTTGGATAATAATATGGAGACATCAGAATCTCATGGTCAGCTTCCACCCATATCTATTAATGCATCAAGAAGGAACCTATTCAGTCTTCCCTATGATTTAGATGAGTCTATTCCTGGTTCGGCTCCTTCTATACTCCTACCAAGACGAAATCCATTTGATCTTCCATATGAACAAGTAGATGATGAGGAGAATTGGGGCCGTAATGAGTTTGTCACAATTCCACAACGTGATATTTTGTTCCGAAGGCATGAGAGTTTCACCATCGGTGCTTCATTTTTTCTTGGTGGCTTTGAGCAAGACTGGTATTCCTCTAGGTTCGGGTCTTGTGTCGGTGAAGAAAAGAATGAGCCACAGGACACAGTTCATGCTGATCTCCGTGAACTATTAGGTGAAGTTAGTGATTCAGAGATGAATTCTACTCTAGAATCTGACTCAGCTTCCTCAGTCGCTAACCAGGAACATCAAAAAGACTTGTGTCGAGAGAGTGAGTCTCCTGTTAAGCACCAGGTAGGCCATTCTGAACAAGACAGTCAATCCTCAGAGGACATTGACTCGATGAATGCTGAACAAATAGTGTGTCAGATGAACTTGAATAATGATCAAGAAAAGAATGAGCCACAGGACACAGTTCATGCTGATCTCCGTGGACTATTAGGTGAAGTTAGTGATTCAGAGATGAGTTCTACTCTAGAATCTGACTCAGTTTCCACAGTTGCTAACCAGGAACATCAGAAAGACTTGTGTCGAGAGAGTGAGTCTCCTGTTAAGCACCAGGTAGGACATTCTGAACAAGACAGTCAATCCTCAGAAGACACTGACTCGATGAATGCTGAACAAATAGTGTGCCAGATGAACTTGAATAATGATCATGAAACTCAATTTACTGAACATATTAATCAAGCCACTGAAGATTCTGCAACTGAATCTAACTGGGAACGCGAGGAAGACTTATGTCAAGAGAGTGATTTTCCTAAAATGCACAAGGTGAAACCCGATGAACAAGATGGCAAATCCTCAAAGGATGCTGAATCCATGGATGTTGAACAAGTAGAGTGTCAAATGAATatgaaaaatgatcatgaaactcAATTGAGTACTGAACATATTCATCAAAACACTGAAGATTATGGAGCTGAATGTGACTGGGAACATCAGAAAGACTTGTGTCAAGAGAATGATTCTCCTGAAAAACACAAGGCAAAACCTACTGAACAAGACAGCCGACCCTCAGAGGATGTTGGACAAGTGGAGTGTCAGATGAATGTCAATAATGATCATGGAGCTCATTTGATTAACCACATTTATCAAGCCACTGCAGATTTTGGAGCTCAATCTAACCAGGAACATCAACAAGACTTGCATCAAGAGAGTGAACCTCCTAAAAAGCACAAGGCAAAACCTGCTGAACGAGACAGCAAATCCTTAAAGGACATTGAGCCAGTGGATATTAAACAAGTAGAGAGCCAGACGAACATAAATAATGATCATCATGAAACTCATTTGAGTACTGAACATTTTCATCAAGAGACCGAAGATTTTGGAGCTGAATCTAATCAGGAATATCTGAAAGAATTGCTCCAAGAGAGTGAATCGCCTAAAAAGTGCAAGGCAGAACCCACTGAACAAGACAGCCAATTCTCGGAGGACACTGAGCCGGTGGACGTTGAACCAGTGG contains the following coding sequences:
- the LOC135640895 gene encoding uncharacterized protein LOC135640895, producing the protein MCSRRTSWISARYQTLFLGVACLLFILYKYFPSLFSLILYSYPLIICTTIFLGILSRYRKPDAPKKEDDRKTRRSSSLKIQSVENSLRAKKEESFKLKAHVGSRRTFKKMTIRTIVSGDTIHNAPSKGIEDNQVNQIDAATVASSSSVDRKSLTEDEEHFKESLGEGLQNASEHIGPPTYSGEKNITVLDVNADKTKLDHYVDSCLGSPWYHVDHQDASLGSEFDHQDPSVVNATPILGELDPHISKGISEDNSASFSQNHVMDEGTEAENQDDNGAQEEKDDRNKVGVTWSADDKRKLMDLGDSEVERNRRLENLIARRRARKAMEKNIIDLDNNMETSESHGQLPPISINASRRNLFSLPYDLDESIPGSAPSILLPRRNPFDLPYEQVDDEENWGRNEFVTIPQRDILFRRHESFTIGASFFLGGFEQDWYSSRFGSCVGEEKNEPQDTVHADLRELLGEVSDSEMNSTLESDSASSVANQEHQKDLCRESESPVKHQVGHSEQDSQSSEDIDSMNAEQIVCQMNLNNDQEKNEPQDTVHADLRGLLGEVSDSEMSSTLESDSVSTVANQEHQKDLCRESESPVKHQVGHSEQDSQSSEDTDSMNAEQIVCQMNLNNDHETQFTEHINQATEDSATESNWEREEDLCQESDFPKMHKVKPDEQDGKSSKDAESMDVEQVECQMNMKNDHETQLSTEHIHQNTEDYGAECDWEHQKDLCQENDSPEKHKAKPTEQDSRPSEDVGQVECQMNVNNDHGAHLINHIYQATADFGAQSNQEHQQDLHQESEPPKKHKAKPAERDSKSLKDIEPVDIKQVESQTNINNDHHETHLSTEHFHQETEDFGAESNQEYLKELLQESESPKKCKAEPTEQDSQFSEDTEPVDVEPVECQMNMNNDHETHLSTKHIHQYTVNSGAESIQEHQTNLGPDSESPKRHKAEPAEQDSQSSVDVEKVKCQMNMNNDNETHSSAKHIHQATEDFGAESSHEHQKDSHLEGESFETHKAEPGEQGSQFSDDIEQVVCQMNMNDDRETHLMTKRIHQTTEDLGDVKGDISKKLISWSPISYAEREVADEKCESNSSILSEVERNSPKTSTHEQTVNIEQINSGSCRGLTVSTESIAIDSDVANVEAEKVHDSHVEESLSISSPTATRSSHSNSSVVDEKCKSSSSIPSEAEKNSPKISTHEQTVDIEQINSGSCKVLTVLTESIASDSDVGNVEAKKVHDNDAVEPVSKSSPTTTRKSHSNSSVTDENCESRSSIPSEADINSGSHEGLTVSPESIAVDSDIVNVEAEKVHDSHIVDPVSNASPLATRKSHSNSSVADEKCDSSSSIPSTAEKNSPKISTHEKTVDLEQISSGSCKGLTVFTESIAVDSDDVNVKAEKVHDSHIVEPISNSSQTATRKSHPDSSLVDEKCESNSSIPSESENNSHQMSNHEQTVDIEQISSGYCKGLAILTESFAVDSDVVNVEAEKIHDSHIMEPDSNSSPTATRKSHSNSLLDEAYYTADKEGSTYDQSLASGTETSLSVVGSIMKTAETDMLSGGKTEDILSLSFKDEDDSVSRGLSIIKETNVI
- the LOC135639764 gene encoding SUN domain-containing protein 1-like isoform X2, which gives rise to MSASNAAVPNPAANASLTLELNATPESRRRVAVTEKKSSVDNDGNMNDLNRKIRGQSLHERPKNFTEVKRGLVASPIGPRRKKGIPKPEKLKWQTFVSVVTKICLLLVAVLWLGQSIWRWEAMIRYKRDFSSLDSESRLFEVETSMKSVAKMLQVQVDVVEKKIFTEVGIAKRELKKQVEEKDLTFEEELKRLVSQTDNLDKSLAELKGMGFLLKEEFRTFLDKSKGRNLGSSNHDVTLDDVRNFAKEIVKKEIEKHAADGLGRVDYALSSGGARVISHSEPFVVGKFSNWLSLGKGRNRVHSNAQKMLEPSFGEPGQCFALQGNNGFVEIRLRTGIVAEAVTLEHVSKSIAYDRSSAPKDCMVSAWFEEPGSDPSKRAEKTFILTKFSYDLEKSNAQTFKVETAISGIINIVRLDFSSNHGSSTLTCIYRFRVHGYEPNFTSKNTSE
- the LOC135639764 gene encoding SUN domain-containing protein 2-like isoform X1 — protein: MSWIRMVVSRKETGMSASNAAVPNPAANASLTLELNATPESRRRVAVTEKKSSVDNDGNMNDLNRKIRGQSLHERPKNFTEVKRGLVASPIGPRRKKGIPKPEKLKWQTFVSVVTKICLLLVAVLWLGQSIWRWEAMIRYKRDFSSLDSESRLFEVETSMKSVAKMLQVQVDVVEKKIFTEVGIAKRELKKQVEEKDLTFEEELKRLVSQTDNLDKSLAELKGMGFLLKEEFRTFLDKSKGRNLGSSNHDVTLDDVRNFAKEIVKKEIEKHAADGLGRVDYALSSGGARVISHSEPFVVGKFSNWLSLGKGRNRVHSNAQKMLEPSFGEPGQCFALQGNNGFVEIRLRTGIVAEAVTLEHVSKSIAYDRSSAPKDCMVSAWFEEPGSDPSKRAEKTFILTKFSYDLEKSNAQTFKVETAISGIINIVRLDFSSNHGSSTLTCIYRFRVHGYEPNFTSKNTSE